One Lacticaseibacillus rhamnosus genomic window carries:
- a CDS encoding GNAT family N-acetyltransferase, whose protein sequence is MVSSNSIIVTREKAPAKKQAIVREVLADLPEWFGLPASTQEYIDAAATLPLWVAKQDNQVIGFIDFDKTTQATGEINCMGVKKAYHHKGVGRQLFQALAVFARQHAHYLQVKTVDEGHYPEYDRTIRFYEAMGFERLEVFPQLWDAWNPCLVLVKKL, encoded by the coding sequence ATGGTCAGCAGCAACAGTATCATCGTCACACGTGAAAAAGCGCCAGCAAAAAAGCAGGCCATTGTGCGCGAAGTTTTAGCAGACTTGCCTGAATGGTTTGGGCTACCCGCATCAACACAGGAATATATTGATGCGGCGGCAACTTTACCACTGTGGGTCGCTAAACAGGATAATCAAGTCATTGGGTTCATTGATTTTGATAAAACAACTCAAGCAACAGGTGAGATTAACTGTATGGGCGTCAAGAAAGCTTACCACCACAAGGGAGTTGGCCGGCAATTATTTCAGGCGTTAGCGGTCTTTGCGCGGCAACATGCACATTATCTGCAGGTTAAGACAGTTGATGAAGGTCATTATCCGGAATATGATCGAACGATTCGTTTTTATGAAGCGATGGGGTTTGAGCGCTTAGAGGTCTTCCCGCAGTTGTGGGATGCCTGGAATCCGTGTTTGGTTTTGGTTAAAAAGTTATAA
- a CDS encoding response regulator transcription factor, translating into MAKILIVEDHQDIQALLKDVLTPTYTVIQAYDGIQALTAFHREQPDLIILDLMLPNVTGESVLTTIRKTSQVPVLVLTAIQEKAKTVALLQQGANDYLTKPFDIDELLARIQVQLRQVSGQPLMTNDQLKVGEIQLDPKRHVVTVNQQTLTLPKKEYDMLALMMRDPHQVFDKSQLYEHVWGEPFLNADNTLNVHISNLRTKINELAHDPKYIISIWGIGVRLI; encoded by the coding sequence ATGGCGAAGATATTAATTGTTGAAGATCATCAGGATATCCAGGCCTTATTAAAAGATGTGCTAACCCCGACTTATACGGTCATCCAGGCTTATGACGGCATTCAGGCTTTAACGGCCTTTCATCGAGAACAACCGGACTTGATCATTCTCGATTTAATGCTGCCCAACGTGACCGGTGAAAGTGTTTTAACAACCATTCGTAAAACATCCCAAGTTCCCGTGCTGGTGTTAACGGCGATTCAGGAAAAAGCCAAAACCGTTGCCCTGTTGCAGCAAGGCGCAAACGATTATTTGACCAAACCGTTCGACATTGACGAATTACTAGCACGCATTCAAGTCCAACTGCGCCAAGTCAGCGGCCAACCGTTAATGACGAACGATCAACTAAAAGTCGGCGAAATTCAATTAGACCCTAAGCGTCATGTGGTGACCGTTAATCAGCAAACCCTAACGCTGCCTAAAAAAGAATATGACATGTTGGCGTTAATGATGCGTGATCCCCATCAAGTCTTTGATAAAAGCCAACTTTATGAACATGTATGGGGTGAGCCGTTTTTAAATGCCGACAATACCCTAAACGTTCACATCAGCAACTTACGGACAAAAATCAATGAACTTGCCCATGATCCCAAATACATCATTTCAATCTGGGGCATCGGTGTACGTTTGATTTAG
- a CDS encoding ABC transporter ATP-binding protein, with translation MDEPVLTIDQVSKQFGHFQALDQVSFTVERGDIYGLIGENGAGKTTLMRLITGLSPMQAGTITLLGERAGHYQRALSRVGAIIESPAAFEKLTVTQNLRLCAIQHGINDQQVIAETIDFVGLREKRTTRVKHLSLGQRQRLGLALAILPRPDFLILDEPINGLDPAGIMEFRRLLKLLNEERKTTILISSHILSELYQVSTRFGIIHHGQMIKQLSKAELDQANQSGLAITVDRATVAAQVLDQHGYQPFDVLDDQHLLLRQKDVDAAAVNQLLVTSGVSVQDVSHQAGSLEQFYMRLLGQTEKQEGQA, from the coding sequence ATGGATGAACCGGTTTTAACGATTGATCAGGTCAGTAAACAATTCGGTCATTTTCAGGCACTGGATCAAGTGAGTTTTACGGTTGAACGTGGTGATATTTATGGCTTAATTGGCGAAAACGGGGCAGGAAAAACGACCTTGATGCGGCTGATTACCGGCTTATCCCCAATGCAGGCAGGCACGATTACACTGCTGGGCGAGCGGGCCGGACATTACCAGCGCGCTTTGAGTCGAGTAGGGGCGATTATTGAAAGCCCGGCAGCGTTTGAAAAATTAACGGTCACTCAGAACTTGCGACTTTGCGCCATTCAGCATGGCATCAATGATCAACAGGTCATTGCAGAGACAATTGATTTTGTGGGGCTTCGGGAAAAGCGAACCACTAGAGTTAAGCACCTTTCACTTGGGCAGCGACAACGTTTGGGGTTAGCATTAGCGATTTTGCCACGGCCGGATTTTTTGATTTTAGATGAGCCGATCAACGGTTTGGATCCGGCCGGGATTATGGAATTTCGACGATTACTTAAGTTATTAAATGAAGAACGTAAGACGACGATTTTGATTTCGAGCCATATTTTGAGTGAACTTTATCAAGTATCCACTCGATTTGGCATCATTCACCATGGTCAAATGATCAAGCAATTAAGCAAGGCGGAATTGGATCAGGCTAATCAATCAGGACTGGCCATTACCGTTGACCGGGCGACGGTGGCCGCACAGGTATTGGATCAGCACGGTTATCAGCCGTTTGATGTACTTGACGACCAGCATCTGTTATTACGCCAAAAAGATGTCGATGCGGCCGCGGTCAATCAATTACTGGTGACCAGTGGGGTGAGTGTTCAAGACGTCAGCCACCAAGCCGGTTCACTGGAGCAATTTTACATGCGCTTGCTAGGGCAGACTGAAAAACAGGAGGGACAGGCATGA
- a CDS encoding cupin domain-containing protein — protein MTKENDHAGLFGLGQANTAYQQYFKGQSYLHSLVGAENEIDVHVANVTFEPGCRNNWHIHHHGFQILLVTSGEGWYQEAGKPAQKLRPGDVVTIHEGIKHWHGATKDHWMSHIAITKGTSEWLEPVSDEAYAALTEVE, from the coding sequence GTGACCAAAGAGAATGATCATGCGGGTCTTTTCGGACTAGGCCAAGCTAACACCGCTTATCAACAATATTTTAAAGGCCAGAGCTATTTGCATTCACTTGTAGGCGCGGAAAATGAAATTGATGTCCATGTCGCCAATGTGACGTTTGAACCTGGGTGCCGCAATAACTGGCACATTCATCATCACGGATTTCAAATCTTGTTGGTAACAAGTGGTGAAGGCTGGTACCAAGAAGCAGGCAAGCCGGCGCAAAAGTTACGTCCAGGCGATGTTGTCACGATTCACGAAGGTATCAAACATTGGCACGGGGCCACAAAAGATCATTGGATGAGCCATATTGCAATTACAAAGGGAACTAGCGAATGGCTTGAACCTGTCAGTGATGAAGCATATGCAGCATTAACGGAGGTTGAGTAA
- a CDS encoding GNAT family N-acetyltransferase, with protein sequence MKIKSGTLDQGWELVDRLDHDNVKSHPFSGKGADLTINLVVKQGTQVIGGVAASSDDYGIGYLEMLWVDPMFRRQGIGQALLVAVEQELFKAGCRKVRLETFDYQAPSFYRANQYQAFGKLHYTHAALTEYFFVKPLQLQVSPVLPAIYTLASGDDAAMTWVEDQFEAENLAKKPLLQAKPGITFTFLAEEDGQCVGGIFGYSAMYRIGYIEALWIAPAYRRKGLGTRLVNQLLAAFKEINCPIVHLDTLSFQGPQFYPALGFQQFGTVDYPDNGVSELFFVKLIQD encoded by the coding sequence ATGAAAATCAAATCAGGCACCTTGGATCAAGGGTGGGAACTGGTAGACCGATTAGATCACGATAATGTAAAGTCGCACCCTTTTTCCGGGAAGGGGGCTGACTTGACCATTAATCTCGTTGTTAAACAAGGCACTCAAGTTATTGGCGGCGTGGCGGCGAGTTCGGATGATTACGGGATCGGTTATTTAGAGATGCTATGGGTTGATCCAATGTTTCGTCGGCAGGGAATTGGCCAGGCTTTGCTAGTGGCAGTCGAGCAGGAACTTTTCAAGGCGGGATGTCGCAAAGTCAGGTTAGAAACTTTCGATTATCAGGCGCCGTCTTTTTATCGCGCCAATCAATATCAAGCGTTCGGCAAGTTGCATTATACCCATGCAGCATTGACCGAATACTTTTTTGTCAAACCATTGCAGTTGCAAGTATCACCAGTCTTGCCAGCGATCTATACGTTAGCCTCAGGGGATGATGCAGCGATGACTTGGGTTGAAGATCAGTTTGAAGCAGAGAATTTGGCGAAGAAGCCGCTTTTGCAGGCAAAACCGGGAATCACGTTCACTTTTTTGGCCGAAGAAGATGGCCAGTGTGTTGGCGGTATCTTTGGCTATAGCGCTATGTATCGAATCGGCTACATTGAAGCCTTGTGGATCGCACCGGCGTATCGGCGTAAAGGACTTGGCACGCGGCTGGTGAACCAACTATTGGCCGCGTTCAAGGAAATTAATTGCCCGATCGTCCATTTAGATACGTTGTCATTCCAAGGCCCGCAGTTTTATCCTGCGCTAGGATTTCAACAATTTGGAACCGTTGATTATCCTGACAATGGCGTGAGTGAATTGTTTTTCGTCAAGTTAATCCAAGATTGA
- the pnuC gene encoding nicotinamide riboside transporter PnuC, whose protein sequence is MQTSGNYFSWLLHQLKGWPQQNYYLFWFAFGCQLMTLVDAKITAVTVITFIGTTLGVLCVLAINATKAVNGWLGLLSAACFIFVGYTARNYLSMFEQIAYVVTLDLPVLISVRTWNDDTKNHLKTFNLQKWVLSIGFTLVVWAVSAYLIGQFTNDPRPVYDGMAFAISLTGGIVCFLRYNNQYFWWLFSGIAQLILWAVTFAQGDASLAMAINSSIYVINDILAFTVSPWFNRGRKQLGLKTL, encoded by the coding sequence GTGCAAACGTCTGGGAATTATTTTAGTTGGTTGCTGCATCAGTTAAAAGGATGGCCGCAACAGAATTATTATTTATTTTGGTTTGCCTTTGGGTGTCAGCTGATGACGTTGGTGGATGCAAAAATTACTGCTGTTACCGTTATTACCTTTATTGGCACAACCTTAGGGGTACTTTGTGTGCTGGCAATTAACGCGACCAAGGCTGTCAATGGCTGGCTTGGGTTGCTGAGTGCGGCCTGCTTTATTTTTGTTGGTTATACCGCTCGTAATTACCTTTCCATGTTCGAACAGATTGCTTACGTGGTTACCTTGGATCTGCCGGTGTTAATTAGTGTGCGGACTTGGAATGATGATACCAAGAACCATCTGAAGACTTTCAACTTGCAGAAATGGGTGTTGTCTATTGGCTTCACCTTGGTGGTTTGGGCAGTCAGTGCGTACTTAATCGGTCAATTCACAAATGATCCTCGCCCAGTTTATGATGGTATGGCATTTGCAATTTCGTTAACAGGTGGCATTGTTTGCTTCTTGCGGTACAACAATCAATATTTCTGGTGGTTGTTCAGCGGGATTGCACAACTTATTTTATGGGCAGTCACCTTTGCGCAAGGCGATGCGAGCTTGGCAATGGCGATCAACTCCAGCATTTATGTCATCAATGATATCCTTGCGTTCACTGTGAGTCCTTGGTTCAATCGTGGGCGTAAGCAACTTGGTTTAAAGACACTTTAA
- a CDS encoding peptide ABC transporter substrate-binding protein has translation MKTQHKWLVMLTVTLTIVLAACGQQGKQSSPNSSKQQVWHRMESDVLQTLDPSKASEGVSGQAIIDTMNGLYKYYGHKLQPAMATKIVKPTNNGLTYTFTLRDAKWSDGTPVTAQDFVFAWQRTVNPATKSSQANMYSGIKNADDIRAGKKPAATLGVKAINSKTLEVTLEHPIPYFNSLLNNVAFFPQPAKKVQEWGNKYGTKSEYTLSNGAFKSKGWTGTGDKWTEVKNNRYWNQKNVHLTQIDVQVVKDTNTALDLYHTGKLDDATLTGQLAAQQKGKTGYVATKRARTYFLELNENKVPAFKNTKIRQAISMAINRDSFVKNVLADGSIVARGITPADLSQLPDSSTDFATAVGKGTKTITTYNKKKAQTLWNQGLKELGIKNVNVELLGDDVDAVKATQEYLQGTLQENLPGLKISIASVPAKNRQQRASTRDFDMVLSTWGADYPDPNTYLDLFTSTSEYNHGQWQNSDYDQLMAKANGADANNPTARFKDMTQAEQLLVNQAGAIPLYQLVAARMVNPKMHDLKTSPGNSFNFVYAYLK, from the coding sequence TTGAAAACACAACATAAATGGCTCGTTATGCTCACGGTAACACTCACAATTGTTCTAGCTGCATGCGGTCAGCAAGGCAAACAATCGAGTCCCAATTCGAGCAAACAACAGGTCTGGCACCGCATGGAATCAGATGTGTTGCAAACGCTTGATCCAAGTAAGGCATCGGAAGGCGTTTCCGGTCAGGCGATTATTGATACCATGAATGGCCTGTACAAGTATTACGGTCATAAACTACAGCCGGCAATGGCAACCAAGATTGTGAAGCCAACTAACAATGGGCTTACTTATACTTTTACGTTACGCGATGCTAAGTGGAGTGACGGCACCCCGGTCACGGCACAGGATTTCGTTTTCGCCTGGCAGCGGACGGTCAACCCGGCCACTAAGTCATCCCAGGCCAATATGTATTCCGGGATCAAGAATGCTGACGACATCCGCGCTGGTAAAAAACCGGCCGCGACCCTTGGCGTCAAAGCAATCAACAGCAAGACGCTGGAAGTCACGTTGGAACATCCGATTCCCTATTTCAACAGCCTGCTAAACAATGTCGCATTCTTCCCGCAACCCGCTAAAAAAGTGCAGGAATGGGGCAACAAATATGGCACCAAGTCCGAATACACCCTTTCAAACGGTGCCTTTAAATCCAAAGGTTGGACCGGTACCGGCGACAAGTGGACCGAGGTTAAAAACAACCGCTATTGGAATCAAAAGAATGTTCACCTGACTCAAATCGATGTTCAAGTGGTCAAAGACACCAATACGGCACTCGACCTTTACCACACTGGCAAACTGGATGATGCCACGTTAACCGGCCAACTTGCCGCACAACAAAAAGGTAAAACCGGTTATGTCGCCACCAAACGCGCCCGCACGTATTTCCTGGAACTAAACGAAAACAAAGTGCCCGCGTTTAAGAACACGAAGATCCGACAGGCAATTTCAATGGCCATTAATCGCGATTCTTTTGTTAAAAACGTTCTTGCTGACGGCTCAATCGTTGCACGCGGCATCACCCCGGCCGACTTGAGTCAATTGCCTGACAGCTCAACCGATTTTGCCACTGCGGTTGGTAAGGGCACAAAAACAATCACCACATATAACAAGAAAAAGGCCCAAACGCTCTGGAATCAAGGGCTTAAGGAACTCGGCATTAAGAATGTTAATGTTGAGCTTCTCGGTGATGACGTTGATGCAGTCAAGGCGACCCAGGAGTATCTTCAAGGAACACTTCAGGAAAATCTGCCTGGCTTGAAGATCAGTATTGCCAGCGTGCCGGCCAAGAATCGCCAACAGCGGGCATCGACGCGTGATTTTGACATGGTGTTAAGTACTTGGGGCGCAGATTACCCTGATCCGAATACGTATCTGGATCTGTTCACCAGCACCAGTGAGTACAACCACGGTCAATGGCAAAATAGCGATTACGACCAGCTCATGGCCAAGGCCAATGGTGCTGATGCCAACAATCCAACGGCGCGGTTTAAAGACATGACGCAAGCCGAACAACTACTTGTCAATCAAGCCGGTGCGATTCCGCTTTATCAACTCGTTGCCGCGCGGATGGTTAATCCAAAAATGCACGATCTAAAAACCAGCCCGGGTAACAGTTTCAACTTTGTCTATGCTTATTTGAAGTAA
- a CDS encoding carboxymuconolactone decarboxylase family protein — translation MKKQTAGRKQLGDFAPQFAALNDDVLFGEVWAKENELSARDRSLITIACLMTSGDFPQLKAHLKMGKDHGLTKEEVVATITHLAFYAGWPKAWSAMGLAKEVYGK, via the coding sequence ATGAAGAAACAAACAGCAGGAAGAAAACAGTTAGGCGATTTTGCCCCGCAATTCGCCGCACTAAATGATGATGTCTTGTTCGGCGAAGTCTGGGCCAAAGAAAACGAGTTGTCGGCGCGTGATCGCAGTTTGATCACCATTGCCTGTCTTATGACGAGCGGCGATTTCCCCCAGTTAAAAGCACACCTGAAAATGGGTAAGGATCATGGCTTGACAAAAGAGGAAGTCGTTGCAACCATCACGCATTTGGCATTTTATGCAGGGTGGCCCAAGGCGTGGTCGGCAATGGGTTTGGCTAAAGAAGTGTACGGCAAATGA
- a CDS encoding deoxynucleoside kinase gives MIYILGSIGAGKTSLTKVLSADMEAPAYYEDVEGNGMIANMLQKFYGAGADSRKRTGAMLQIAFLTFRYQQLKKAVTQENAIMDSSLESDFVMASQLHKHGEIDDIDYNVYVTLSQEMQSNVNGSPWNGLPDLAVYLKIDPDHELDEIQSRGRDMEDIRQKPELVAYYQRVNAAYQDWAKGYTRSSMITIDRDRYDFMHSAADRATVLDQIESKLVDLGKLSPQTFEALQAKHAAGPISKFA, from the coding sequence GTGATCTACATTCTGGGCAGTATTGGTGCAGGAAAAACGTCTTTGACAAAAGTTTTGTCAGCGGATATGGAAGCACCTGCGTATTATGAAGATGTTGAAGGTAACGGGATGATTGCCAATATGCTGCAGAAGTTCTATGGTGCCGGCGCTGACAGTCGTAAACGAACTGGGGCCATGTTGCAGATTGCATTTTTGACCTTCCGTTATCAGCAATTGAAAAAAGCCGTGACGCAGGAAAATGCGATTATGGACTCATCACTGGAATCGGACTTTGTGATGGCGTCACAACTGCATAAACATGGCGAAATCGATGACATTGATTACAACGTCTATGTCACGTTGTCTCAGGAAATGCAAAGTAACGTCAATGGCAGTCCATGGAACGGGTTGCCGGATTTAGCCGTTTATCTCAAAATCGATCCGGATCATGAACTCGATGAAATTCAAAGTCGCGGTCGGGATATGGAAGACATTCGCCAAAAGCCGGAATTGGTCGCATATTATCAGCGCGTCAATGCTGCCTATCAAGATTGGGCAAAAGGTTACACGCGCTCATCCATGATTACCATTGACCGTGATCGGTATGATTTCATGCATTCCGCAGCGGATCGGGCGACAGTGCTTGATCAGATCGAGTCTAAGCTAGTTGATCTAGGCAAGCTATCACCCCAGACTTTTGAGGCGTTACAAGCCAAACATGCAGCCGGTCCAATTTCGAAGTTTGCATAA
- a CDS encoding LysR family transcriptional regulator, translated as MELRTLRYLVAIADAGTITAAANKIHISQPALSRQMQELERELGTKLFNRKNRAISLTANGTYLVNRARQILNLTDAAITDMTDDQAINGSLAIGLGESRLNRSVLHAAKTLVTTFPDVKLKIYSGNAAEITEQLDHGLLDFGVVIDPADTYKYAYTPITGENIWGLVVPKTDPLAKFAAVTPKMIRHQPLIISERQPVVTLFEKWAGPNFDPAQIVARFNLAYNAGILTNLGLGYTVGLDHLLDNREMALSFIPFSPKLTTRMTLIWTRHAPMSRTAQKFLTIFQQQNPSPAT; from the coding sequence TTGGAATTACGCACGTTACGTTATCTGGTAGCAATTGCCGACGCAGGCACGATCACGGCTGCTGCCAATAAGATTCACATTTCCCAACCTGCCTTGTCGCGCCAAATGCAGGAACTAGAGCGTGAACTTGGCACCAAACTTTTTAATCGGAAAAATCGGGCGATCAGCTTAACTGCTAATGGCACTTATCTCGTCAACCGGGCACGCCAAATCCTTAACCTGACAGACGCTGCTATCACCGATATGACCGATGACCAAGCCATTAACGGCAGCTTAGCCATTGGTTTGGGTGAATCCAGGCTTAATCGCAGTGTTCTGCACGCGGCCAAGACCTTGGTGACCACATTTCCTGATGTTAAATTAAAAATCTACAGTGGTAATGCGGCCGAGATCACCGAACAACTTGACCATGGCTTACTCGACTTTGGCGTTGTGATCGATCCGGCCGATACTTATAAATATGCCTATACCCCGATTACCGGTGAAAACATCTGGGGATTGGTGGTTCCTAAAACCGATCCGTTGGCTAAATTCGCGGCTGTCACGCCAAAAATGATCCGCCATCAACCACTCATCATTTCAGAACGACAACCAGTTGTCACCTTGTTTGAAAAATGGGCCGGTCCGAATTTTGATCCCGCGCAAATCGTTGCCCGCTTCAATTTAGCCTACAATGCCGGAATACTGACAAACCTTGGCTTAGGTTACACTGTGGGCCTTGATCATTTACTCGATAACCGGGAAATGGCCTTATCATTTATCCCATTTTCGCCTAAGCTCACGACCCGTATGACGTTGATCTGGACCCGCCATGCACCCATGTCGCGAACCGCGCAAAAGTTTCTGACAATCTTTCAGCAACAAAACCCGTCACCCGCCACTTGA
- a CDS encoding PHP domain-containing protein has product MTIYDQHMHTLYSFDSEAQLRDYLAQTQAPVVTTEHLEFDNPDDGGRDDLPDYAGMKRTQAALASHYQNEMLLGIEAGYFAPAEERLRDYLANHDFDLTLLSFHHDGQHDYLDAQLAGLPAKQQLEDYFTRMLAGLKQFHDADVLAHFDYGLRLFDITPEQLEAWGKPLLDQIFAIAVAHDLALELNTKSMYRWQNAPLYDQAISWYQQAGGHLFTIGSDAHEGPHYEANFNQALAMLKRHGVKEIATYRRHHRTMVPIEPPVVDADNVY; this is encoded by the coding sequence GTGACGATTTATGATCAGCATATGCATACACTGTATTCATTTGATTCTGAAGCCCAGTTGCGGGATTATTTAGCGCAGACTCAGGCGCCTGTTGTCACCACTGAGCATCTTGAATTTGATAATCCTGATGATGGCGGGCGTGATGATCTGCCGGATTATGCCGGGATGAAACGAACACAAGCCGCTCTTGCTAGTCACTATCAAAACGAAATGTTACTTGGGATAGAGGCAGGCTACTTTGCGCCGGCAGAGGAACGATTACGCGATTATCTGGCCAATCACGACTTTGATTTGACGCTGTTGAGTTTTCATCATGACGGGCAGCATGATTACCTAGATGCGCAGCTGGCTGGATTACCGGCAAAACAGCAATTGGAAGATTACTTTACGCGGATGCTGGCTGGACTCAAACAGTTTCACGATGCGGATGTTCTCGCTCATTTTGATTATGGCTTGCGGCTCTTTGATATCACACCGGAGCAGTTGGAAGCATGGGGAAAGCCACTGCTGGATCAGATCTTTGCCATTGCAGTCGCGCATGATCTTGCATTGGAGTTAAACACCAAGTCGATGTATCGCTGGCAGAATGCGCCTTTGTATGACCAAGCCATCTCATGGTATCAGCAGGCAGGTGGCCATTTGTTCACGATTGGCAGTGATGCGCATGAAGGTCCGCATTATGAAGCCAACTTTAACCAGGCACTGGCCATGTTAAAGCGGCACGGCGTCAAAGAAATTGCAACTTATCGCCGCCATCATCGGACAATGGTGCCAATTGAGCCGCCTGTGGTTGATGCAGATAATGTTTATTGA
- a CDS encoding ABC transporter permease: protein MMNQIRADFYRQRRTLGMYVIVLITIAYAVWSVTSKNVGGVTVHGDDNLIAQIAAKTWTVQFGVQAANMTDTLLLYFFIGVFVIVFGYEFSQKVYKNTLISGISRLQFVLAKYLVMLLDLLILFTVNFGIALLGGLAKGRALGASWPSVLNTMSLSIVAATFFLSVIFSLGVFLLIATGSMTIATIVVVIFPILVGVIHLIGEWSWLKYIDFLAVSQNLGVGSMEMSELPPYIAVSLGFLIVMIGSSAWLLQKKEL from the coding sequence ATGATGAATCAAATTCGCGCCGATTTCTATCGCCAACGCCGTACACTAGGCATGTATGTCATCGTTCTTATCACCATCGCCTATGCTGTTTGGTCTGTTACAAGCAAGAATGTCGGCGGTGTGACAGTACATGGGGATGACAATCTTATTGCTCAAATTGCTGCAAAAACGTGGACGGTTCAGTTTGGCGTGCAGGCCGCCAATATGACGGACACGCTCTTACTTTATTTCTTTATCGGGGTCTTTGTGATTGTTTTTGGCTATGAGTTTAGCCAAAAGGTTTACAAGAACACGCTGATTTCAGGGATTTCACGCCTCCAATTTGTTCTGGCGAAATACTTAGTGATGTTGCTCGACTTACTTATCTTATTTACCGTTAACTTTGGCATTGCGCTGCTTGGCGGTTTAGCGAAGGGCCGCGCATTAGGTGCCAGCTGGCCAAGTGTTTTGAATACCATGAGCTTAAGTATTGTAGCAGCCACCTTTTTCCTGAGTGTCATCTTTAGTCTGGGTGTCTTTTTATTAATCGCGACTGGCTCGATGACAATTGCCACGATTGTCGTGGTTATTTTCCCGATTCTCGTAGGGGTGATCCATCTAATTGGAGAGTGGTCTTGGTTGAAGTATATTGATTTCTTGGCAGTTTCCCAGAACTTGGGCGTTGGTAGCATGGAAATGAGCGAGTTGCCGCCGTATATTGCAGTTAGCCTCGGATTTTTGATTGTGATGATCGGATCGTCAGCATGGCTTTTGCAGAAAAAAGAGTTATAA
- a CDS encoding sensor histidine kinase: MLGFLILLIVICLVLFALLLLVITDVHRISRDLDYINHHNTNAGITSNTNLPLIRKLSAGINQNLNTMHQLQIEQVEQEKKIHQMLMDLTHDIKTPLTVATGYVQLLDRQPEADPKPSLARIANNLRSVNYYLHYLMDFNLIQEKTRSLNHQSVNVSELLKNELFDYYDQLTASGLKVTPAITDQLMLETDETLMRRIIQNLIGNWLKYAKSQAKLSFARQDNHHLVMTFSNDTAQPVSHVDQLVDRFYTTDAARTTQSVGLGLSIVQSLTTTLGGKMKLEAHDDSFTVKLTFRTDKLPAH; this comes from the coding sequence ATGCTTGGCTTCCTTATTTTACTTATCGTGATCTGTCTAGTACTCTTTGCCTTGCTATTACTGGTGATAACCGATGTTCATCGCATCAGCCGTGATCTTGATTATATTAATCACCATAACACCAATGCAGGGATCACAAGTAACACGAACCTACCTTTGATTCGCAAACTTAGCGCGGGCATCAATCAAAATCTCAATACGATGCATCAACTTCAAATCGAACAAGTTGAACAGGAAAAAAAGATTCACCAAATGCTCATGGATCTGACGCACGATATCAAGACCCCGCTCACAGTGGCAACCGGTTATGTTCAACTACTTGACCGTCAGCCTGAAGCCGATCCCAAGCCTTCCCTCGCCCGGATTGCCAACAACCTGCGTTCAGTCAACTACTACCTGCATTATCTGATGGACTTCAACCTGATTCAGGAAAAGACCCGCAGTTTGAACCATCAATCTGTTAACGTTTCGGAATTACTTAAAAACGAACTCTTTGATTACTATGACCAACTCACCGCCAGCGGATTAAAAGTGACACCTGCCATCACCGATCAATTAATGCTCGAAACCGATGAAACCCTCATGCGCCGGATCATTCAGAATTTAATTGGCAATTGGCTTAAATACGCCAAAAGTCAGGCCAAGCTTTCTTTTGCCCGCCAAGATAACCATCACTTGGTCATGACCTTCTCAAATGACACGGCACAACCGGTTTCGCACGTCGATCAATTAGTCGATCGCTTCTACACCACCGATGCGGCGCGCACCACGCAAAGTGTCGGCTTGGGTTTAAGCATCGTCCAATCGCTGACGACCACACTTGGCGGAAAAATGAAGCTTGAGGCCCATGACGACTCATTCACCGTTAAATTGACATTTCGGACTGATAAGCTGCCAGCACACTAA